A genomic window from Microvirga sp. TS319 includes:
- a CDS encoding META domain-containing protein — protein MNALRLAALLAAFATVSAAQVSVAEAQTAATLGRPAGPTRQVDTKVPQPGASGKIFPLGSSWVAVSLNGKPFGGERPSFRLDDQMRATGFGGCNTYSTTAYPLRDQGLAVAPFAVTKKSCDKAAMATEHAFLMALRTSGKWDIQGRNLIIKSQTGDLVLERSL, from the coding sequence ATGAACGCCCTTCGGCTTGCAGCACTTCTGGCGGCCTTCGCCACCGTTTCCGCAGCCCAGGTTTCCGTGGCCGAGGCGCAGACGGCGGCAACGCTCGGCCGGCCCGCGGGTCCGACCCGTCAGGTGGATACCAAGGTTCCGCAGCCGGGCGCCAGCGGCAAGATCTTCCCCCTCGGCTCCTCCTGGGTGGCCGTGAGCCTGAACGGCAAGCCGTTCGGCGGCGAACGTCCGAGCTTCCGGCTCGACGACCAGATGCGTGCCACCGGCTTCGGGGGCTGCAACACCTATTCCACCACGGCCTATCCGCTTCGCGACCAGGGCCTGGCCGTCGCGCCCTTCGCCGTGACGAAGAAGAGCTGCGACAAGGCCGCCATGGCCACCGAGCACGCCTTCCTCATGGCGCTGCGCACCTCCGGCAAGTGGGACATCCAGGGCCGCAACCTGATCATCAAGAGCCAGACCGGCGATCTCGTTCTCGAGCGCTCGCTTTAA
- a CDS encoding flavodoxin family protein: MSIPEARTGTPDPTLDETEFRRRFLLPFQDPAFDALAQELQRIADAAWDAYSHHRKSPRTRKAGPGFADPDYDLAVDWIAAKEAIDLARKRHEDPAGPARFLLVSSAARSEHTCPGEMSKTYRLVEIARQVIASAPNVAVEVLDLSRLASEYGRHIHPCKTCFSTAAALCHWPCSCYPNYSLGQTQDWMNDIYPKWVEAHGIMIVTPVNWYQVSSPLKLMMDRLVCADGGNPDPTSTHGKTVTEAKGLELKGWDYPKHLSGRLFSVVVHGDAEGAEGVRRSLSDWLRAMELTPAGSLAELDRYIGYWKPYATSHEELDRDLDVQGEVRNAAWTLLNGVVAKRAGHWTEAGERLQEPRQK, translated from the coding sequence TTGTCCATCCCCGAAGCGAGAACCGGCACACCCGATCCGACGCTCGACGAGACCGAGTTCAGGCGGCGTTTCCTGCTGCCGTTCCAGGATCCCGCCTTCGACGCCCTGGCGCAGGAGCTGCAGCGCATCGCTGATGCGGCATGGGACGCCTACAGCCATCATCGCAAGAGCCCGAGAACCCGCAAGGCGGGGCCGGGCTTCGCCGATCCCGATTACGACCTCGCCGTCGACTGGATCGCCGCGAAGGAGGCCATCGATCTCGCCCGGAAGCGGCACGAGGATCCCGCGGGGCCCGCGCGTTTCCTCCTCGTCTCCTCCGCCGCGCGCAGCGAGCATACCTGCCCGGGCGAGATGTCGAAGACCTACCGGCTCGTCGAGATCGCCAGGCAGGTCATCGCGAGCGCGCCGAACGTCGCGGTCGAGGTGCTGGACCTCAGCAGGCTCGCATCCGAGTACGGCCGTCACATCCATCCCTGCAAGACCTGCTTCTCGACGGCGGCTGCGCTCTGCCACTGGCCGTGCTCCTGCTATCCTAACTATTCTCTCGGGCAGACGCAGGACTGGATGAACGACATCTACCCGAAATGGGTGGAGGCACACGGGATCATGATCGTCACGCCCGTGAACTGGTATCAGGTTTCCTCGCCGCTGAAGCTGATGATGGACCGTCTCGTCTGCGCCGATGGCGGCAACCCGGATCCGACCTCGACCCATGGCAAGACAGTAACGGAAGCCAAGGGGCTGGAGCTGAAGGGATGGGATTATCCCAAGCACCTGTCGGGTCGTCTGTTCTCCGTCGTCGTGCACGGCGACGCGGAGGGGGCGGAGGGCGTTCGTCGAAGCCTGTCGGACTGGCTGCGCGCCATGGAGCTGACGCCCGCGGGCAGCCTCGCCGAGCTCGACCGCTATATCGGGTATTGGAAGCCCTACGCCACCAGCCACGAGGAGCTGGACCGGGATCTCGACGTGCAGGGCGAGGTGCGAAACGCCGCCTGGACGCTGCTGAACGGCGTTGTGGCGAAGCGGGCAGGGCATTGGACGGAGGCCGGCGAGCGCCTCCAGGAACCACGTCAGAAATAG
- a CDS encoding MetQ/NlpA family ABC transporter substrate-binding protein, translating to MSLKKLGLAALLSLAVLPAAAQTQTIRIGVTPGPHAQILEAVKPIAAKKGIDIKIVEFSDYVVPNAALAAGDIEANSFQNQPYLDNQVADRGFKIESVGPTVNFPIGIYSKKHKSLDTLPNGATISIPNDPTNGGRALLLLQDKGLIKLKDNVGFKPTPMDVTDNPKKIKFVEIEAAQGPRVLDDVDAGIINTNYATAGGLDPVKGPIARENPKGPYVNLIAVRSEDKGKPWVKALLDSYYSPEVKAFVDEQFKGSVLTSW from the coding sequence ATGTCCCTGAAGAAACTGGGCCTCGCTGCCCTTCTCTCGCTCGCCGTCCTGCCAGCCGCCGCGCAGACGCAAACGATCCGCATCGGCGTCACGCCGGGCCCGCACGCGCAGATCCTCGAAGCCGTGAAGCCGATCGCGGCCAAGAAGGGCATCGATATCAAGATCGTCGAGTTCTCCGACTACGTGGTGCCGAACGCGGCGCTCGCGGCCGGCGACATCGAGGCGAACTCGTTCCAGAACCAGCCCTATCTCGACAACCAGGTGGCGGATCGCGGCTTCAAGATCGAGAGCGTCGGCCCGACCGTGAACTTCCCGATCGGCATCTACTCGAAGAAGCACAAGAGCCTCGATACCCTGCCGAACGGCGCGACGATCTCGATCCCGAACGATCCGACCAATGGCGGCCGCGCGCTGCTGCTGCTGCAGGACAAGGGCCTGATCAAGCTGAAGGACAATGTCGGATTCAAGCCCACTCCGATGGACGTCACGGACAACCCGAAGAAGATCAAGTTCGTCGAAATCGAAGCCGCACAAGGACCGCGCGTGCTCGATGACGTGGATGCGGGCATCATCAACACCAACTATGCCACTGCCGGCGGCCTCGATCCGGTCAAGGGCCCCATCGCCCGCGAGAATCCGAAGGGCCCTTATGTGAACCTCATCGCCGTGCGCTCCGAGGACAAGGGCAAGCCCTGGGTGAAGGCGCTTCTCGACTCCTATTACTCGCCGGAAGTGAAGGCCTTCGTGGACGAGCAGTTCAAGGGCTCGGTTCTCACGAGCTGGTAA
- a CDS encoding methionine ABC transporter permease, translating to MSPEMIRLIANSTGETLYMVAVAALIATLIGLPLGVFLATSGKGELFAAPWVNRVLGVIVNATRSTPFIILVVAIIPFTRLIAGTSIGTNAAIVPLTIAAAPFIARLIEGAIREVDQGLVEAARAFGASPLQIVLKVLIPEALPGIVLGLTLAIVSLLGFSAMVGAVGGGGLGDLGIRYGYQRFMPEMMLAVVVVLIVLVQAVQSIGDRLARHLNKRIRHG from the coding sequence ATGTCGCCTGAGATGATCCGCCTCATCGCCAATTCCACCGGCGAAACGCTCTACATGGTCGCCGTCGCAGCGCTGATCGCCACGCTTATCGGCCTCCCGCTCGGCGTGTTTCTCGCCACCAGCGGCAAGGGCGAACTCTTCGCGGCTCCCTGGGTGAACCGCGTGCTCGGCGTGATCGTCAACGCCACGCGCTCGACGCCGTTCATCATTCTCGTCGTCGCGATCATTCCCTTCACCCGCCTGATCGCGGGCACCTCCATCGGCACCAATGCGGCGATCGTGCCGCTGACGATCGCGGCGGCTCCCTTCATCGCACGCCTCATCGAGGGCGCCATCCGCGAGGTGGATCAGGGCCTCGTGGAGGCGGCGCGCGCCTTCGGGGCGAGCCCGCTGCAGATCGTCCTGAAGGTCCTCATCCCCGAGGCCCTGCCCGGCATCGTGCTCGGGCTCACGCTCGCCATCGTGTCGCTTCTGGGCTTCTCCGCCATGGTCGGCGCCGTGGGCGGCGGCGGCCTCGGCGATCTCGGCATCCGCTACGGCTACCAGCGCTTCATGCCGGAAATGATGCTCGCCGTGGTCGTGGTGCTGATCGTGCTCGTGCAGGCCGTGCAGAGCATCGGCGACCGCCTCGCCCGGCATCTCAACAAGCGCATCCGCCACGGCTGA
- a CDS encoding VOC family protein has product MKARLPSVSRLRRSLLASLVLLPAQALIFPGLVPVGAQPASGTAARSTSIRTPDFDESVRWYRDKLGFRLISTTSFVQGRTAVLERSGFLLEIAEVDHVLPEADWTRTPAISLIVPDVDKEIARLRKAGVEVLQDPEDDLDGRYRTAEIRDNGRHRIELREPIAESGGFNPTGR; this is encoded by the coding sequence GTGAAAGCACGCCTCCCTTCCGTTTCCAGGCTGCGGCGCAGCCTCCTGGCGAGCCTTGTCCTTCTGCCGGCCCAGGCACTCATCTTCCCGGGCCTCGTCCCGGTCGGCGCGCAGCCTGCCTCCGGCACGGCGGCGCGATCCACCTCCATCCGCACGCCGGATTTCGACGAGAGCGTTCGGTGGTATCGGGACAAGCTGGGATTCCGGCTGATCTCCACGACCAGTTTCGTCCAGGGGCGCACGGCGGTTCTGGAGCGGAGCGGGTTCCTTCTCGAGATCGCCGAGGTCGATCACGTTCTTCCCGAAGCCGACTGGACGCGCACGCCCGCGATCAGCCTGATCGTGCCCGATGTCGACAAGGAGATCGCGCGCCTGCGCAAGGCTGGCGTCGAGGTGCTCCAGGATCCCGAGGACGATCTCGACGGCCGTTACCGCACGGCGGAGATCCGCGACAACGGACGGCATCGGATCGAATTGCGCGAGCCGATCGCCGAGAGCGGCGGCTTCAACCCGACGGGGCGGTGA
- a CDS encoding MetQ/NlpA family ABC transporter substrate-binding protein, with the protein MSLKRLSLIALLSLAVLPAAAQTQTIRIGVTPGPHAQILEAVKPIAAKKGLDIKIVEFSDYVVPNEALASGELEANSFQHQPYLDNQKENRGYKIETAAQTVNFPIGIYSKKHKAFDAIPDGARVAIPNDPTNGGRALLLLQDKGLIKLKDNVGFKPTILDITANAKNLKFTEIDAAQAPRVLDDVDAAVINTNYATQAGLDPVKDALTRENPKGPYVNIIAVRAEDKDKPWVKALVESYHSPEVKAFVQETFKGAVLTSW; encoded by the coding sequence ATGTCCCTGAAGCGCCTAAGCCTCATCGCCCTTCTCTCGCTTGCCGTCCTGCCTGCGGCCGCGCAGACGCAGACAATCCGCATCGGCGTCACGCCGGGCCCGCACGCGCAGATCCTCGAGGCGGTGAAGCCGATCGCGGCCAAGAAAGGCCTCGACATCAAGATCGTGGAATTCTCCGACTACGTGGTGCCGAACGAGGCCCTCGCCTCGGGCGAGCTGGAGGCCAATTCCTTCCAGCACCAGCCCTATCTGGACAACCAGAAGGAAAACCGCGGCTACAAGATCGAGACGGCCGCCCAAACCGTGAATTTTCCGATCGGCATCTACTCCAAGAAGCACAAGGCCTTCGACGCCATACCGGATGGAGCACGCGTCGCGATCCCGAACGATCCGACCAATGGCGGCCGTGCGCTGCTGCTGCTGCAGGACAAAGGCCTGATCAAGCTGAAGGACAATGTTGGATTCAAGCCGACGATCCTCGACATCACGGCCAACGCCAAGAACCTGAAGTTCACGGAAATCGACGCGGCTCAGGCTCCGCGCGTGCTCGACGACGTCGATGCGGCGGTCATCAACACCAACTATGCCACGCAGGCGGGCCTCGACCCGGTCAAGGACGCGCTGACCCGCGAGAATCCGAAGGGCCCTTATGTGAACATCATCGCCGTGCGCGCCGAGGACAAGGACAAGCCGTGGGTGAAGGCCCTCGTCGAATCCTATCACTCCCCCGAGGTGAAGGCCTTCGTACAAGAGACCTTCAAGGGCGCCGTTCTCACGAGCTGGTAA
- a CDS encoding ABC transporter ATP-binding protein/permease, with amino-acid sequence MNRLIASIRQIWLLTYPFFTSKDPTTLDVWLLGRLRVQVRWVALTFLAVVIGAEFAKVAINVRLSYFSRDWFNAIQDKNEAEFWRQLFMVFSFWAVIYVTVAIYQYAIRSYLTIRWRSWMTQHYIGAWLGEHSHYRMQLEGRNRTDNPDQRIQEDVQNFTQTTFILFLGILSSVSTLFSFAFVLWSLSADFTLPFTEIRIPGFLLWGALLYAVIGTWLTHVVGRPLIRLNFEQQRYEADFRFSLARIREYGEQIALLRGEPSEADQLRGRFGNVIGNFLQIVSRTKKLTALTAGYSQVSNVIPYVLVAPYYFGGKIALGGMTQTASAFGQVQSSLSFFVDAYSTLAEYKSVVDRLTSFDASVHHVRDAQRHERHVRLQQGAGRDMELSDLMVGLPNGQMLVQVDHLTLRQGNSVLLTGPSGTGKSTLFRAISGIWPFGDGRVVLPQGQSMMLLPQRPYLPMGTLREAVSYPSQRDAYSDATIAEALRAAKLPQIADKLDEERAWGQTLSLGEQQRLAVARALLAKPDWLFLDEATAALDEATEAEIYQILKEKLPHTTLVSIGHRSTLAAFHDRRLDLRRAEDGLSTPVDMMQPQPAE; translated from the coding sequence ATGAACAGGCTGATTGCGTCGATCCGGCAGATCTGGCTTCTGACGTATCCGTTCTTCACGTCCAAGGACCCCACCACCCTGGATGTTTGGCTGCTTGGCCGTCTTCGCGTCCAGGTGCGCTGGGTCGCCCTTACGTTCCTGGCCGTCGTCATCGGGGCGGAATTCGCGAAGGTCGCGATCAACGTGCGGCTGTCCTACTTCAGCCGGGACTGGTTCAATGCCATCCAGGACAAGAATGAGGCCGAGTTCTGGCGTCAGCTCTTCATGGTGTTCAGCTTCTGGGCCGTCATCTACGTGACCGTGGCGATCTATCAATACGCAATCCGCTCGTACCTCACGATCCGGTGGCGAAGCTGGATGACCCAGCACTACATCGGAGCCTGGCTTGGCGAGCACAGCCATTACCGGATGCAGCTCGAGGGTCGAAACAGGACCGACAACCCGGACCAGCGCATCCAGGAGGACGTCCAGAACTTCACTCAGACGACATTCATTCTGTTCCTGGGAATTCTCTCGTCCGTTTCCACGCTCTTCTCGTTCGCATTCGTCCTCTGGAGCCTTTCCGCCGACTTCACGCTGCCCTTCACCGAAATACGGATTCCGGGCTTTCTCCTCTGGGGAGCCCTGTTGTATGCGGTGATAGGGACGTGGCTGACCCATGTGGTCGGTCGACCCTTGATCAGGCTGAATTTCGAGCAGCAGCGTTACGAGGCAGATTTCCGCTTCTCCCTGGCGCGCATCCGTGAATACGGTGAGCAGATTGCACTGCTCCGCGGCGAGCCGTCCGAGGCCGATCAACTGCGCGGCCGGTTCGGGAACGTCATCGGAAACTTCCTCCAGATCGTCAGCCGGACGAAGAAGCTCACGGCCCTGACCGCCGGCTATTCCCAGGTGAGCAACGTCATTCCCTATGTTCTCGTCGCACCGTATTATTTCGGCGGCAAGATCGCCCTGGGCGGGATGACCCAGACGGCCAGTGCGTTCGGGCAGGTTCAGTCATCGCTGTCGTTCTTCGTCGATGCCTACTCGACCCTTGCCGAATACAAGTCGGTCGTCGACCGTCTCACGAGCTTCGATGCGTCCGTCCATCATGTCCGCGATGCGCAGAGGCACGAGAGGCATGTCAGGCTCCAGCAGGGCGCCGGGCGCGACATGGAGCTGTCCGATCTCATGGTCGGCCTCCCGAACGGACAGATGCTGGTTCAGGTGGATCATCTCACGCTCCGTCAGGGCAACAGCGTGCTCCTGACCGGTCCGTCGGGAACGGGCAAGTCGACCCTCTTCCGGGCCATTTCGGGAATCTGGCCGTTCGGAGACGGGCGTGTGGTCCTGCCCCAGGGTCAGAGCATGATGCTGCTGCCGCAGCGGCCGTATCTTCCCATGGGCACCCTGCGCGAGGCGGTGTCCTATCCCTCCCAGAGGGATGCCTATAGCGATGCCACGATCGCCGAGGCCCTTCGGGCGGCCAAGCTTCCACAGATTGCCGACAAGCTCGACGAGGAGCGTGCCTGGGGCCAGACCCTCTCGCTGGGCGAGCAGCAGCGCCTGGCGGTCGCCCGCGCGCTTCTCGCCAAGCCCGACTGGCTGTTCCTGGACGAGGCCACGGCGGCGCTCGACGAGGCGACCGAGGCCGAGATCTATCAGATCCTCAAGGAGAAGCTGCCGCACACGACCCTGGTCTCCATCGGCCACCGCTCGACGCTCGCGGCGTTCCACGACCGGCGCCTCGACCTGAGGCGGGCGGAGGATGGCCTGTCCACGCCTGTCGACATGATGCAGCCGCAGCCGGCCGAGTAG
- a CDS encoding methionine ABC transporter ATP-binding protein: MNAPLAYLGDQPSQRLIPAEPIVRLEKISKTFPGRDGQPVTALREIDLAVPQGSILGVIGRSGAGKSTLIRLVNGLEKPTSGKVIVDGANIAALPESALRHARRSIGMIFQHFNLLSSRTAADNIALPLEVAGYDKAEIRNRVEELLSLVGLTDKRNRYPSELSGGQKQRVGIARALATKPKVLLSDEATSALDPETTRSILDLLTRINEELGLTILLITHEMAVIRSIAREVAVIEGGRIVEQGDVFEVFTRPQNEVTRSFLGDEAGRVLPPYVQNRLRTEASPHSQAVIRIGFRGPHATDPVLARLAREQGIEANILSGAVDEIAGRPFGTLVVGVPESSAQTTLEFLKQHGLDTEVLGHVA; this comes from the coding sequence ATGAACGCCCCTCTCGCATATCTTGGCGATCAGCCGTCCCAGCGCCTGATCCCGGCGGAGCCCATCGTGCGCCTGGAGAAGATCTCGAAGACCTTCCCGGGGCGCGACGGCCAGCCCGTCACCGCCTTGCGCGAGATCGACCTTGCCGTGCCGCAGGGATCGATCCTCGGCGTGATCGGCCGCTCTGGCGCCGGCAAGTCTACTCTCATACGCCTGGTGAACGGGTTGGAGAAGCCCACCTCCGGTAAAGTCATCGTGGACGGCGCGAATATCGCGGCGCTTCCGGAATCCGCCCTGCGCCATGCCCGCCGCTCCATCGGCATGATCTTCCAGCACTTCAACCTGCTTTCCTCCCGCACCGCGGCCGACAACATCGCGCTGCCCCTCGAGGTGGCGGGCTACGACAAGGCGGAGATCAGGAACCGGGTCGAGGAGCTGCTCTCCCTCGTCGGGCTGACCGACAAGCGCAACCGCTATCCGTCCGAATTGTCGGGCGGCCAGAAGCAGCGCGTCGGCATCGCCCGCGCGCTTGCCACGAAGCCCAAGGTGCTCCTCTCGGACGAGGCGACCTCCGCGCTCGACCCGGAGACCACCCGGTCGATCCTCGACCTGCTCACGCGCATCAACGAGGAGCTGGGCCTCACCATCCTTCTCATCACCCACGAGATGGCGGTGATCCGCAGCATCGCCCGTGAGGTCGCGGTGATCGAGGGCGGGCGCATCGTCGAACAGGGCGACGTGTTCGAGGTGTTCACCCGTCCGCAGAACGAAGTGACGCGCTCGTTCCTGGGCGACGAGGCCGGCCGGGTGCTGCCGCCCTACGTGCAGAATCGCCTGCGGACGGAGGCCTCGCCCCACAGCCAGGCGGTCATCCGCATCGGTTTCCGCGGCCCTCATGCGACGGACCCCGTCCTGGCGCGGCTCGCGCGGGAACAGGGCATTGAGGCCAATATCCTGTCCGGCGCGGTGGACGAGATCGCGGGCCGGCCCTTCGGCACCCTCGTGGTCGGCGTCCCCGAGTCCTCGGCGCAGACGACGCTCGAATTCCTGAAACAGCACGGTCTCGACACGGAGGTCCTCGGCCATGTCGCCTGA
- a CDS encoding ABC transporter substrate-binding protein yields MRLSLAGSLAGLALATSVCAAPLAAQAQEQLTIYCSILEEQCRVGVAAFEKASGIKVTMVRKSTGETLAQIRAEASNPRADVWWGGPGDSHIQAAEEGLTVAYKSPVLPELYDWAQRFAEQSEHRATATYLGALGIGYNTEVLKSRNLPEPKCWADLLDPKFRDEVQISDPNSSGTAYVFLASLVQLMGEDKAFDYMKSLHRNVNQYTKSGAAPVKAVALGETAIGIAFMHDMVTMIVDGAPVKTVAPCEGTGYETGSVSIVKGKNQDAAKKFVDWALSSEAQKLVGADQKIYSIPSNKNAPISEKAPKLSEMKLINYDTVKYGSVAERTRLLKKWDAEVKSAPK; encoded by the coding sequence ATGCGCCTTTCACTTGCCGGTTCACTTGCCGGTCTGGCCCTCGCCACCTCGGTCTGCGCCGCGCCCTTAGCGGCCCAGGCTCAGGAGCAGCTCACGATCTATTGCTCGATCCTCGAAGAGCAGTGCCGCGTCGGCGTTGCCGCCTTCGAGAAGGCATCCGGGATCAAGGTGACGATGGTGCGCAAGAGCACCGGCGAGACATTGGCCCAGATTCGGGCCGAGGCGTCCAATCCGCGAGCCGACGTGTGGTGGGGCGGGCCGGGCGATTCCCACATTCAGGCGGCCGAGGAAGGCCTCACCGTCGCCTACAAATCGCCCGTGCTGCCGGAGCTTTACGATTGGGCGCAGCGTTTCGCCGAGCAATCCGAGCATCGCGCGACCGCCACCTATCTCGGTGCGCTCGGCATCGGCTACAACACGGAAGTTCTCAAGAGCCGCAATCTGCCCGAGCCGAAATGCTGGGCCGATCTGCTCGATCCCAAGTTCCGGGATGAGGTCCAGATCTCGGACCCGAATTCCTCGGGCACCGCTTACGTCTTCCTGGCCTCGCTCGTTCAGCTGATGGGCGAGGACAAGGCCTTCGACTACATGAAGAGCCTGCACAGGAACGTCAATCAGTACACGAAATCGGGCGCGGCCCCCGTCAAGGCCGTCGCTCTGGGCGAGACCGCCATCGGCATCGCCTTCATGCACGACATGGTGACCATGATCGTCGATGGCGCTCCGGTGAAGACGGTCGCTCCCTGCGAGGGAACGGGCTACGAGACAGGCTCGGTCTCCATCGTCAAAGGCAAGAACCAGGACGCCGCGAAGAAATTCGTGGATTGGGCCCTCTCGTCCGAAGCGCAGAAGCTCGTGGGCGCGGACCAGAAGATCTACTCGATTCCGTCCAACAAGAACGCGCCCATCTCGGAGAAGGCGCCCAAGCTCTCCGAAATGAAGCTGATCAACTACGACACGGTCAAATACGGATCCGTGGCCGAGCGCACGCGTCTGCTCAAGAAGTGGGACGCGGAGGTGAAGTCCGCCCCGAAATAG
- a CDS encoding sigma-70 family RNA polymerase sigma factor — translation MDEIASLLEPQIPGLRRYAWALLRDDEAADDLVQDTLERAIRHWSRRRRDGDLKAWLFAIQRNLFLNDVRSRKVRGVQVGVEVLETSPAVADPPDAHAGLRDILTGLDALPEEQRSVLLLVGVEDLSYEQVAQVLEIPMGTVMSRLSRARGRLREFMENGRSAVLRRVK, via the coding sequence GTGGACGAGATCGCCTCCCTTCTCGAACCGCAGATTCCGGGCTTGCGCCGCTATGCCTGGGCGCTTCTGCGCGACGACGAGGCTGCGGACGATCTCGTCCAGGACACGCTGGAGCGGGCGATCCGCCACTGGAGCCGGCGCCGCCGGGACGGCGACCTGAAGGCGTGGCTCTTCGCGATTCAGCGCAACCTCTTCCTGAACGATGTGCGCAGCCGAAAGGTGCGCGGCGTCCAGGTCGGGGTCGAGGTCCTGGAGACGTCGCCCGCGGTCGCGGATCCACCGGATGCGCATGCGGGTCTGCGCGACATCCTGACGGGCCTCGATGCCTTGCCGGAGGAGCAGCGCTCGGTGCTGCTCCTGGTCGGGGTCGAGGATCTGTCCTACGAGCAGGTGGCGCAGGTTCTGGAGATCCCCATGGGCACGGTGATGTCGCGCCTGAGCCGGGCGCGCGGACGCCTGCGGGAATTCATGGAAAACGGACGCAGCGCCGTTTTGAGGAGAGTGAAGTGA
- a CDS encoding anti-sigma factor, which translates to MTGERPIGEDDLQAFVDGRLDPARIEIVKAWLTSQPSQTERVQREAEQREALRARLAFKAQEPIPARLRVAHLVAAQRRRPHHTFTGMAAALVWLVLGGVLGATGATWWRGPVTPQSSGQAAVADNAIAAYRLYVGERLHPVEVPGDQEAHLVQWLSRRVGKPLKAPDLNAQGYRLIGGRLLPSGGEAAALFMYENEGGNRLTLYARSSAQERETAFRFERQDGVSAFSWIDGGLSYVVSAKAERAQLLPIAEAIYHQFESAGDPAKGRL; encoded by the coding sequence GTGACGGGCGAGCGACCCATCGGTGAGGACGACCTGCAGGCCTTCGTCGATGGAAGGCTCGATCCCGCGCGGATCGAGATCGTCAAAGCGTGGCTCACATCCCAGCCCTCGCAGACCGAACGGGTGCAGCGCGAGGCCGAGCAGCGCGAGGCGCTGCGCGCGCGGCTTGCCTTCAAGGCGCAGGAGCCGATCCCGGCGCGGCTGCGGGTCGCCCATCTCGTTGCCGCGCAACGGCGCCGCCCGCATCACACCTTCACCGGAATGGCCGCGGCCCTCGTGTGGCTGGTTCTGGGCGGGGTTCTGGGCGCCACCGGGGCAACGTGGTGGCGCGGGCCCGTCACGCCGCAATCCTCCGGGCAGGCGGCCGTCGCCGACAATGCGATCGCCGCCTATCGCCTCTATGTGGGCGAGCGGCTTCATCCCGTGGAGGTGCCGGGCGACCAGGAGGCGCATCTCGTGCAATGGCTCTCCCGCCGGGTCGGAAAGCCCCTGAAGGCTCCGGACCTGAATGCACAGGGCTATCGCCTCATCGGCGGAAGGCTTCTGCCCTCCGGCGGCGAAGCGGCCGCCCTCTTCATGTACGAGAACGAGGGCGGCAACCGCCTGACGCTTTACGCGCGTTCCAGCGCACAGGAGAGGGAAACCGCATTCCGCTTCGAACGGCAGGATGGCGTTTCGGCCTTCTCGTGGATCGACGGCGGGCTGTCCTATGTGGTCTCGGCCAAAGCCGAGCGCGCGCAGCTCCTGCCGATCGCGGAGGCGATCTACCATCAGTTCGAGTCCGCAGGCGACCCGGCGAAGGGCCGCCTGTAG
- a CDS encoding aldo/keto reductase, which translates to MPTTPPLCLNDGNTMPQLGYGVWRVSNQEAVACVADALKAGYRSIDTAAIYENEEGVGQAIAASDVPRSDLFITTKLWNDKRNYDAALMAFDESLKRLKLDVIDLYLIHWPGVDGDGFLDAWRALIRLKQEGRVKSIGVSNFQAKHLQRLIDETGIVPVLNQIELHPRFQQKELRAFHAKHGIATECWGPLGQGSLVTDEKLAAIGRKYGKSPAQVILRWHLDNGFVVIPKSVTPSRIRENIDVFDFTLDADDMRVIDTMDDGNGRVGPDPAIFG; encoded by the coding sequence ATGCCGACCACCCCACCCCTCTGCCTGAACGATGGAAACACGATGCCCCAGCTCGGCTATGGCGTCTGGCGGGTTTCGAACCAGGAAGCCGTCGCCTGCGTGGCCGATGCCCTCAAGGCGGGCTACCGCTCCATCGACACGGCGGCGATCTATGAGAACGAGGAAGGCGTCGGTCAGGCGATCGCCGCGTCCGACGTGCCGCGCAGCGACCTGTTCATCACGACGAAACTGTGGAACGACAAGCGCAACTATGATGCGGCGCTGATGGCCTTCGACGAGAGCCTGAAGCGGCTGAAACTCGACGTCATCGATCTCTATCTCATCCACTGGCCGGGCGTCGACGGGGACGGTTTCCTCGATGCGTGGCGCGCCCTGATCCGCCTGAAGCAGGAAGGACGCGTCAAATCGATCGGCGTCTCGAACTTCCAGGCCAAGCATCTGCAGCGGCTGATCGACGAGACCGGCATCGTTCCCGTCCTGAACCAGATCGAGCTGCATCCGCGCTTCCAGCAGAAGGAGCTGCGCGCCTTCCACGCGAAGCACGGCATCGCGACGGAATGCTGGGGTCCCCTCGGCCAGGGCAGCCTCGTCACGGACGAGAAGCTCGCGGCCATCGGACGCAAATACGGCAAGTCGCCCGCGCAGGTGATCCTGCGCTGGCACCTCGACAACGGCTTCGTCGTGATTCCGAAATCGGTGACGCCCTCGCGCATCCGCGAGAACATCGACGTCTTCGACTTCACGCTCGATGCCGACGACATGCGCGTCATCGACACGATGGACGACGGGAACGGCCGCGTCGGCCCGGACCCCGCAATCTTCGGCTAG